The following coding sequences lie in one Pectobacterium sp. A5351 genomic window:
- a CDS encoding MurR/RpiR family transcriptional regulator: MNMLEKIQSHLELLSKSERKVAEVILSTPQTAIHSSIATLAKMADVSEPTVNRFCRRLETKGFPDFKLHLAQSLANGTPYVNRNVEEDDSVDAYTSKIFESTMAGLEKVKSSLDVTAVNRAVDLLTQAKKISFFGLGASAAVAHDAMNKFFRFNIPVVYFDDIVMQRMSCMNSSDGDVVVLISHTGRTKSLVEMAQLARENDATVIAITSDGTPLAREASLALRLDVPEDTDVYMPMVSRIAQLTLIDVLATGFTLRRGEKFRDNLKRVKEALRESRFDKDERLINPFR, from the coding sequence ATGAATATGCTGGAAAAAATCCAGAGTCACCTAGAACTCTTGAGCAAATCGGAAAGAAAAGTTGCTGAAGTGATCCTGAGCACTCCGCAAACAGCCATTCACTCCAGCATCGCGACCTTAGCCAAAATGGCCGATGTTAGCGAGCCGACGGTCAATCGTTTCTGTCGCCGCCTTGAAACGAAAGGTTTTCCCGATTTTAAACTACATCTGGCACAAAGTCTGGCAAACGGTACACCCTATGTGAACCGTAACGTTGAAGAAGATGACAGCGTTGACGCCTACACCAGTAAAATCTTTGAATCCACAATGGCTGGCCTAGAAAAGGTGAAATCCAGTCTGGATGTCACCGCCGTCAACCGCGCCGTGGATTTACTGACGCAGGCGAAAAAAATCTCTTTCTTCGGCCTGGGCGCTTCCGCCGCAGTCGCACACGATGCGATGAACAAATTTTTCCGCTTCAACATCCCCGTCGTTTATTTTGATGACATCGTTATGCAGCGCATGAGCTGTATGAACTCCAGCGACGGCGACGTCGTGGTATTGATTTCCCACACGGGCAGAACGAAAAGCTTGGTCGAAATGGCGCAGCTGGCACGCGAAAACGACGCGACAGTGATCGCGATTACCTCGGACGGCACGCCGCTGGCGCGTGAAGCCTCGTTGGCTCTGCGGCTTGATGTGCCTGAAGATACCGATGTCTATATGCCGATGGTGTCCCGCATCGCTCAGTTGACGCTAATCGACGTTCTGGCAACCGGGTTCACACTGCGCCGTGGGGAAAAATTTCGTGATAACCTGAAACGGGTCAAAGAGGCCTTGCGTGAATCGCGCTTTGATAAAGACGAGCGATTGATTAACCCCTTCAGGTGA
- a CDS encoding bifunctional 4-hydroxy-2-oxoglutarate aldolase/2-dehydro-3-deoxy-phosphogluconate aldolase has translation MKNWKTSAEQILTTGPVVPVIVVNKLEHAVPMAKALVAGGVRVLELTLRTDCAIDAIRAIAKEVPEAIVGAGTVTNPEQLAAVVEAGAQFAISPGLTEPLLKAATAGNIPLIPGISTVSELMLGMDYGLSEFKFFPAEANGGVKALQAIAGPFAQIRFCPTGGITPNNYRDYLALKSVLCVGGSWLVPNDALESGDYARITELAREAVAGAKA, from the coding sequence ATGAAAAACTGGAAAACGAGCGCGGAACAGATTTTGACAACGGGTCCCGTTGTTCCTGTTATTGTCGTCAACAAACTGGAACACGCGGTGCCGATGGCAAAAGCGTTAGTCGCGGGCGGCGTTCGCGTTCTGGAACTGACATTGCGTACCGACTGCGCCATCGACGCGATCCGCGCGATTGCGAAAGAAGTGCCGGAAGCCATTGTGGGTGCGGGTACGGTAACAAACCCTGAGCAACTGGCGGCCGTAGTGGAAGCCGGTGCCCAGTTCGCCATCAGCCCTGGTTTGACTGAACCGTTGCTGAAAGCGGCGACCGCAGGCAACATCCCGTTGATTCCAGGTATCAGCACCGTGTCTGAACTGATGCTGGGTATGGATTACGGTCTGAGTGAGTTCAAATTCTTCCCTGCGGAAGCTAACGGCGGTGTGAAAGCGCTCCAGGCGATCGCGGGTCCGTTTGCTCAGATCCGTTTCTGCCCGACCGGTGGCATTACGCCAAATAACTACCGCGACTATCTGGCGCTGAAAAGCGTGCTGTGCGTAGGGGGTTCATGGCTGGTGCCGAACGATGCGCTGGAAAGCGGTGATTACGCGCGTATTACCGAACTGGCGCGTGAAGCCGTTGCAGGTGCAAAAGCCTAA
- the purT gene encoding formate-dependent phosphoribosylglycinamide formyltransferase: MLTIGTALRADATRVMLLGSGELGKEVAIECQRLGIEVIAVDRYADAPAMQVAHRSHVINMLDGDALKALVEAERPDYIVPEIEAIATDMLVTLEKQGHHVVPCAEATRLTMNREGIRRLAAETLGVPTSTYRFADNEENFRQAVDAIGYPCIVKPVMSSSGKGQSLIRSAEQLDQAWSYAQQGGRAGGGRVIVEGLVNFDFEITLLTIHAVDGIHFCAPIGHRQEDGDYRESWQPQQMSALAQERAQKMASDVVKALGGYGLFGVELFVCGDEVIFSEVSPRPHDTGMVTMISQDLSEFALHVRAFLCLPIGAVRQYGASASAVILPELESNNVRYQGLESALLPHTQIRLFGKPDISGKRRMGVALASAETTDDAVAIAKRVAATVKVSG, encoded by the coding sequence ATGTTAACGATTGGAACCGCCCTGCGAGCGGATGCCACACGAGTGATGTTGCTTGGCTCCGGTGAATTAGGCAAAGAAGTGGCGATTGAATGTCAGCGTCTGGGTATCGAAGTGATTGCGGTCGATCGCTATGCCGATGCCCCGGCCATGCAGGTTGCGCATCGCAGCCACGTCATCAATATGTTGGATGGCGATGCATTAAAAGCGTTGGTTGAAGCCGAGCGTCCTGATTACATCGTGCCGGAAATTGAAGCCATCGCCACCGACATGCTGGTAACACTGGAAAAGCAGGGTCACCATGTTGTTCCTTGTGCTGAAGCCACGCGCCTGACAATGAATCGTGAAGGTATCCGTCGTCTGGCGGCTGAAACACTCGGCGTGCCCACTTCCACCTACCGTTTTGCCGACAACGAAGAGAACTTTCGTCAGGCGGTAGATGCGATTGGCTATCCCTGTATTGTTAAGCCGGTCATGAGTTCATCTGGCAAAGGGCAAAGCCTGATTCGCTCCGCGGAGCAGTTAGATCAGGCGTGGAGCTACGCCCAACAGGGGGGACGAGCAGGCGGCGGGCGCGTCATCGTGGAAGGACTGGTTAATTTTGATTTTGAGATCACTTTGCTAACCATCCATGCGGTTGACGGTATTCATTTCTGTGCGCCTATCGGGCATCGTCAGGAAGATGGCGACTATCGTGAGTCCTGGCAGCCGCAGCAGATGAGTGCGCTGGCGCAAGAGCGCGCGCAAAAGATGGCCAGCGATGTCGTGAAAGCGCTCGGTGGCTACGGCCTATTCGGCGTTGAACTGTTCGTTTGCGGCGATGAAGTCATCTTCAGCGAAGTCTCCCCTCGCCCGCACGATACCGGCATGGTGACGATGATTTCTCAGGACTTGTCCGAGTTTGCCCTGCACGTCCGCGCTTTTCTGTGTTTGCCAATTGGCGCGGTTCGCCAATACGGCGCATCGGCTTCCGCTGTGATTTTACCAGAACTGGAAAGCAACAACGTGCGCTATCAGGGGCTGGAAAGCGCGCTACTCCCTCACACGCAAATTCGCCTGTTTGGTAAGCCGGATATCAGCGGTAAACGTCGCATGGGCGTAGCATTAGCCAGCGCAGAAACCACGGACGATGCGGTGGCAATCGCCAAACGTGTCGCTGCGACTGTAAAAGTCAGCGGCTGA
- a CDS encoding S9 family peptidase, translating to MKTPQAEKRPHVMSMHGDTRIDNYYWLRDDQRADPQVLAYLEQENAYSDAVMAPHEARKRSLYDEMVKRIPSTDMSVPYVRKGYRYQSRYEPGKEYAIYLRQPEQATDVWDTLMDGNQRAEGHEFYSLGALEVSPDNRLLALSEDFLSRRQYTLRFRDLNSGEWLPDVIENVTAGAEWAADSTVLYYVRKHEQTLLPYQVYRHRLGSDPAQDELVYEEKDDTYYVSLSKTTSEHYITIYLSSTTTTEVLLLDATRPDAVPQVCIPRRKDHEYGIDHYQGKFYLRSNREGKNFGLYRADKPDEQTLETLIAPSESRVLEGFELFRDWLVVEERERGLTSLRQIHWHTQEEKTIAFNDASYVTWLSYNPTPDTALMRYGYSSMTTPSTQYELNLDTGEQRLLKQAEVKDFSSDNYQSERVWITVRDGVEVPVSLVYHRDHFSPGKNPILVYGYGAYSHSLDPDFSVSRLSLLDRGFVFALTHIRGGGELGQQWYDDGRLLNKMHSFTDFIDVSQALIEKGYGDRKNMFAMGGSAGGLLMGAVVNMAPELFKGVVAQVPFVDVLTTMLDESIPLTTGEYDEWGDPNEQIYYDYIKQYSPYDGVIAQHYPHLLVNTGLHDSQVQYWEPAKWVAKLREVKTDDRLVLLYTDMDAGHGGKSGRFKRYDDIALEYAFLLMVLEMPEGDRG from the coding sequence ATGAAAACACCGCAAGCTGAAAAACGCCCTCATGTGATGAGCATGCATGGCGATACGCGTATCGACAATTATTACTGGCTGCGTGATGACCAGCGTGCCGATCCGCAGGTGCTGGCCTATCTGGAACAGGAAAACGCCTATAGCGACGCTGTCATGGCACCTCATGAGGCGCGCAAACGGTCATTGTATGACGAAATGGTTAAGCGTATCCCGTCGACGGATATGTCTGTGCCGTATGTCAGAAAGGGTTATCGCTATCAAAGTCGCTATGAGCCTGGCAAAGAGTACGCCATCTATTTGCGTCAGCCTGAGCAGGCAACAGACGTGTGGGACACGCTGATGGACGGGAATCAACGAGCGGAAGGGCACGAATTTTATAGCCTGGGCGCGCTTGAAGTTAGTCCCGACAATAGGCTATTGGCACTCTCGGAGGATTTTTTATCCCGTCGGCAGTACACGCTTCGTTTTCGCGATCTGAACAGTGGTGAGTGGTTGCCGGATGTGATCGAAAATGTCACGGCGGGAGCGGAATGGGCAGCGGATTCGACGGTTCTGTATTACGTGCGCAAGCATGAGCAAACGCTATTGCCGTATCAGGTCTATCGTCATCGTCTGGGGAGCGATCCGGCACAGGATGAGCTGGTCTATGAAGAGAAAGACGACACCTATTATGTCAGCCTGAGTAAAACGACATCAGAGCACTACATCACCATTTATCTCAGCAGCACCACGACGACGGAAGTGTTATTGCTCGATGCGACGCGGCCGGATGCCGTGCCGCAGGTCTGCATCCCACGCCGGAAAGATCATGAATATGGCATCGATCACTATCAAGGCAAGTTTTATCTGCGCTCCAACCGAGAAGGAAAAAACTTTGGCCTTTACCGCGCTGATAAGCCCGATGAGCAAACGCTGGAAACACTGATTGCACCGAGCGAAAGTCGCGTGCTGGAAGGTTTTGAGCTGTTTCGAGACTGGCTGGTGGTTGAAGAAAGAGAGCGCGGCTTGACCAGCTTACGCCAGATTCACTGGCATACGCAGGAAGAAAAAACGATCGCCTTTAATGATGCAAGCTATGTGACATGGCTGTCGTACAATCCTACGCCAGACACGGCATTGATGCGGTATGGCTATTCATCAATGACCACTCCAAGCACGCAGTATGAATTGAATCTGGATACGGGCGAACAACGGTTACTTAAACAAGCTGAAGTGAAAGACTTCTCTTCGGACAATTACCAGAGCGAACGCGTGTGGATCACGGTTCGAGATGGCGTCGAGGTTCCCGTTTCTCTTGTTTACCATCGCGATCATTTCAGCCCCGGTAAGAACCCGATACTGGTCTACGGCTACGGCGCTTATAGCCATAGTCTGGATCCTGATTTCAGCGTGAGTCGCTTGAGCCTGCTGGACAGGGGGTTTGTCTTCGCCTTAACGCACATTCGTGGCGGTGGTGAACTGGGGCAACAGTGGTATGACGATGGTCGGTTGCTCAATAAAATGCATTCCTTCACGGATTTCATCGATGTGTCGCAGGCATTGATAGAAAAAGGTTATGGCGACAGGAAGAACATGTTCGCAATGGGAGGCAGTGCCGGTGGATTATTGATGGGCGCGGTGGTGAATATGGCGCCTGAACTGTTTAAAGGTGTTGTCGCTCAGGTTCCATTCGTTGATGTGCTGACGACGATGCTGGATGAGTCTATCCCATTGACGACCGGCGAGTATGACGAGTGGGGCGATCCGAATGAGCAAATCTACTATGACTATATCAAACAATACAGCCCCTATGACGGTGTTATCGCACAGCATTACCCACATTTGCTGGTGAATACTGGACTGCACGATTCTCAGGTGCAGTATTGGGAACCTGCGAAGTGGGTGGCGAAATTGCGGGAAGTCAAAACGGACGATCGTCTGGTGCTGCTGTACACCGACATGGACGCCGGACACGGCGGAAAATCTGGTCGTTTCAAACGCTATGATGATATTGCGTTGGAATATGCTTTTCTGCTGATGGTGCTTGAGATGCCTGAGGGCGATCGCGGATAA
- the zwf gene encoding glucose-6-phosphate dehydrogenase: protein MAVTSTAQACDLVIFGAKGDLARRKLLPSLYQLEKAGHIHADTKIIGVGRADWDKAEYTRVVREALDTFMKEAIDDKLWETLSSRLDFCNLDVEDTKAFNKLGKMLDQKNRTTINYFAMPPSTFGAICKGLGTAGLNKEPARVVMEKPLGTDLASSRVINDQVAEYFNECQVYRIDHYLGKETVLNLLALRFANSLFSSNWDNRTIDHVQITVAEEVGIEGRWGYFDKAGQMRDMIQNHLLQILTMIAMSPPSDLTTDRIRDEKVKVLRSLRRIDRSNVHETTVRGQYTSGFVQGHKVPGYLEEEGANKSSSTETFVAIRVDIDDWRWSGVPFYLRTGKRLPTKCSEVVVYFKNPALNLFHDSYQQLPQNKLIIRLQPDEGVEIQILNKIPGLEHKHRLQTVKLDLSFSETFNQQHLADAYERLLLETMRGIQALFVRRDEVEEAWKWVDSIMDAWAMDNDAPKPYQAGSWGPVASVAMITRDGRSWNEFE from the coding sequence ATGGCGGTAACTTCAACAGCCCAAGCGTGCGATCTGGTTATTTTCGGTGCCAAGGGCGATCTGGCGCGCCGTAAATTGCTGCCTTCCCTGTACCAGTTGGAAAAAGCAGGCCACATCCATGCGGACACCAAAATTATCGGGGTGGGCCGTGCCGATTGGGATAAAGCGGAGTATACCCGCGTCGTGCGCGAAGCGCTTGACACCTTTATGAAAGAAGCCATCGACGACAAGTTGTGGGAAACGCTAAGCAGTCGGCTGGATTTCTGCAATCTTGATGTGGAAGACACGAAAGCGTTCAACAAGCTGGGCAAGATGCTTGACCAGAAAAACCGCACCACTATCAATTATTTTGCGATGCCGCCGAGCACATTCGGCGCGATCTGCAAAGGTCTGGGAACCGCAGGGCTGAATAAAGAACCGGCGCGCGTGGTGATGGAAAAGCCGCTGGGTACCGATCTGGCGTCTTCTCGCGTCATTAACGATCAGGTCGCGGAATACTTCAACGAGTGCCAGGTTTATCGTATCGACCACTATCTGGGGAAAGAAACCGTACTGAATCTGCTGGCGCTGCGTTTTGCCAATTCGCTGTTCTCCTCAAACTGGGATAACCGGACGATCGACCATGTGCAGATTACGGTAGCTGAAGAAGTCGGGATTGAAGGGCGCTGGGGCTATTTTGATAAAGCTGGCCAGATGCGCGACATGATCCAGAACCATCTGTTACAGATTCTGACGATGATTGCGATGTCGCCGCCATCTGACCTGACGACCGACCGTATCCGTGATGAAAAAGTGAAAGTGCTGCGTTCACTGCGTCGTATCGATCGTTCCAACGTGCATGAAACGACGGTACGCGGCCAATATACGTCCGGTTTTGTTCAGGGACACAAAGTGCCGGGCTATCTGGAAGAAGAAGGCGCGAACAAAAGCAGCAGCACAGAAACCTTTGTCGCGATTCGTGTCGATATTGATGACTGGCGCTGGTCTGGCGTGCCGTTCTATCTGCGTACCGGTAAACGTCTGCCGACGAAATGCTCGGAAGTCGTGGTGTACTTTAAGAACCCTGCGCTGAACCTGTTCCATGATTCTTACCAGCAATTGCCGCAGAACAAGTTGATCATTCGCTTACAGCCGGATGAAGGGGTTGAAATCCAGATTCTGAATAAAATCCCGGGGCTAGAGCACAAGCACCGCCTGCAAACGGTGAAGCTGGATCTGAGCTTCTCGGAAACCTTTAATCAGCAGCATTTGGCCGATGCCTATGAGCGCCTGCTGCTGGAAACCATGCGTGGTATCCAGGCATTGTTCGTCCGTCGTGATGAGGTGGAAGAAGCCTGGAAATGGGTGGATTCCATCATGGATGCATGGGCGATGGACAATGATGCGCCGAAACCGTATCAGGCGGGAAGTTGGGGGCCAGTGGCATCCGTGGCGATGATTACCCGCGATGGCCGTTCATGGAATGAGTTTGAATAA